One Centroberyx gerrardi isolate f3 chromosome 2, fCenGer3.hap1.cur.20231027, whole genome shotgun sequence DNA window includes the following coding sequences:
- the LOC139917332 gene encoding progestin and adipoQ receptor family member 3, with protein sequence MLLKMPQKLLKTAHYMELGSYQHWPVLIPQRIRLYTYEQIPLFLKENPYITDGYRAHLPSKLCLKSIFILSNETVNIWSHLLGFLLFFSLGVNDLSSVLPASGAHREDYVIYAIGLFCFQVCMLCSVGYHLFSCHRSEKTCRRWLALDYAGISVGILGCYVPGIFYAFYCNAFWRQVYLVTVLSLILAVFCAQVHPRYLSNDWRRLRTAIFCCVAGCSVIPACHWVWMNGGFTSDVVQLFLPRMMVMYLIAGAAFLFYVTKVPERYFPGQLNYLGASHQVWHVLVVLMFYWWHQTAVYIMHFRHSQSCPAHASRG encoded by the exons ATGCTGCTGAAGATGCCCCAGAAGCTGCTGAAGACGGCCCACTACATGGAGCTGGGCAGCTACCAGCACTGGCCGGTGCTGATTCCCCAGAGGATACGACTGTACACCTACGAACAAATCCCCCTCTTCCTCAAAGAAAACCCCTACATCACAGACGGCTACAGGGCGCACCTGCCCTCCAAACTCTGCCTCAAGAG taTCTTCATCCTGTCCAATGAGACGGTGAACATCTGGAGCCACCTGCTGGGcttcctgctcttcttctctctgggAGTCAACGATCTGTCCTCAGTGCTGCCGGCCTCCGGGGCGCACAGGGAGGACTACGTCATCTACGCTATAGGGCTCTTCTGCTTCCAG GTGTGTATGCTGTGTTCGGTGGGGTATCACCTGTTCTCCTGCCACCGGTCGGAGAAGACTTGCCGCCGCTGGCTGGCGCTGGACTACGCAGGGATCTCTGTGGGCATCCTGGGCTGCTACGTCCCGGGGATCTTCTACGCCTTCTACTGCAACGCT TTCTGGCGGCAGGTCTACCTGGTGACGGTGCTGTCCCTGATCCTGGCGGTCTTCTGCGCTCAGGTCCACCCTCGTTACCTCAGCAACGACTGGCGCCGGCTGCGGACGGCCATCTTCTGCTGCGTGGCCGGCTGCAGCGTGATCCCCGCCTGCCACTGGGTCTGGATGAACGGGGGATTCACCTCCGACGTCGTGCAG ctgttccTGCCTCGCATGATGGTGATGTACCTGATAGCTGGAGCTGCCTTCCTGTTCTACGTCACCAAGGTCCCTGAACGCTACTTCCCcg gCCAGCTGAACTACCTGGGCGCCAGCCACCAGGTATGGCATGTGCTGgtggttttaatgttttattggtGGCACCAGACCGCTGTATACATCATGCACTTCAGACACAGCCAGTCCTGCCCGGCCCACGCCAGCAGAGGCTag